In one Niallia taxi genomic region, the following are encoded:
- a CDS encoding gluzincin family metallopeptidase has translation MLKMKNSIFKRSLVIILLISLIMTALLLVNRQTEAVSDTYNEDGLIEQRELNISVNDENRKFVIINSGLSSNKINKLTDELKIVYKKMVELNDSPTYTPPKKIMIELNKSNLISYAQKNKVVLYNMYSDNYLLVHELSHTLFGFGNSDNNEFYGNYGFLTQEGLAVFLQFYLEPDKSVFPNNSVNPDKIVKYLKGKQEVISLSKLGNPETAMNYFSIEGNTQTSYKTWISYVEAGSFIQFIVNQYSFEELFKIYNTENLEASVSSVLNKSLTELEEEWLSYIDTSVSDLSQQGKDNIIFYLK, from the coding sequence TTGTTGAAGATGAAGAACAGCATATTTAAAAGAAGTTTAGTCATTATATTACTTATTTCATTAATAATGACTGCCTTACTGCTTGTTAATAGACAAACGGAAGCTGTAAGCGATACATATAATGAAGATGGGCTTATTGAACAAAGAGAGCTGAACATAAGCGTGAATGATGAAAACAGGAAGTTTGTAATCATTAACAGTGGATTAAGCTCTAATAAAATCAATAAACTTACAGATGAATTAAAAATAGTCTATAAAAAAATGGTGGAGTTAAATGACTCTCCTACTTATACTCCACCAAAGAAAATAATGATTGAGCTTAATAAAAGTAATTTAATTAGCTATGCTCAAAAGAACAAAGTTGTATTATACAACATGTATAGTGATAATTATTTATTAGTACATGAGCTTTCACATACGTTGTTTGGGTTTGGAAACAGCGATAACAATGAGTTTTATGGTAATTATGGTTTTCTTACACAAGAAGGTTTGGCTGTTTTTTTGCAGTTTTATTTAGAACCAGATAAAAGTGTTTTTCCCAATAACTCTGTTAATCCTGATAAGATTGTCAAATATCTTAAGGGGAAACAAGAGGTCATTAGTCTAAGTAAACTGGGTAATCCCGAAACGGCCATGAATTATTTCAGTATTGAAGGTAACACTCAAACGAGTTATAAAACTTGGATTAGTTATGTAGAAGCAGGTTCCTTTATACAATTCATCGTTAATCAATACTCTTTTGAAGAGCTGTTCAAAATTTATAATACGGAGAATTTGGAAGCTTCTGTTTCTTCTGTGTTGAATAAGTCTTTGACAGAGCTGGAGGAGGAATGGCTGTCCTATATAGATACATCTGTTTCTGATCTTAGCCAACAAGGTAAGGATAATATTATTTTTTATTTAAAATAA
- a CDS encoding glutathionylspermidine synthase family protein, which yields MDRHIMDRRRFYSQIDSFWADLYGEEYALYDVHLLERKEVEKIRLISERVGHIFFKAWRLLKEVPDRTFREMGFPEEVFSFLRLETLQQASVISRLDLIPYNNSYKCIEINADTPTFIKELFSTNAKVCAEFHVENPNADMEEALRKAVRTAIQAAAKTSGKASPTVAFTAHDDNIEDKETILYLLEISETIGTYIPLHMLQIERGKGLFDVAGNQIDILYRQTFPIENLILDEDEEENKIGIWLLELVEQGKLSIINPPSAFLLQNKAVQAVIWSLHEEQHAFFTEEEHQWIENYFLPTYLEPDPFIERNTAYVKKPAFGREGDTVEIYKGSGKLSTADPQQSYTDFLPVYQQYVEHPKAPIKTEKGKQEANLLVGSFLLNGKPSAIGFRAGGTITNNLSYYLPVGIR from the coding sequence ATGGATCGCCATATAATGGACAGAAGGCGCTTCTATTCACAAATAGACAGCTTTTGGGCAGACCTTTATGGGGAGGAGTATGCCCTTTATGATGTGCACTTGTTAGAAAGAAAAGAGGTCGAAAAGATCCGTCTTATCAGTGAAAGAGTTGGTCATATTTTCTTCAAGGCATGGAGGCTTTTAAAGGAGGTACCAGACAGGACATTCAGAGAAATGGGCTTCCCGGAAGAAGTGTTTTCCTTCCTGCGCCTTGAAACGCTGCAACAGGCCAGCGTCATTTCAAGGCTAGATTTAATTCCTTATAACAACAGCTATAAATGCATTGAAATCAACGCAGATACGCCAACCTTTATTAAGGAGCTGTTTTCCACAAATGCCAAAGTTTGTGCTGAGTTCCATGTGGAAAATCCAAACGCCGACATGGAGGAGGCACTAAGAAAAGCTGTTCGCACCGCGATACAAGCTGCAGCGAAAACAAGTGGAAAGGCCAGCCCAACTGTTGCCTTCACTGCCCATGATGACAACATCGAAGATAAGGAAACAATTCTATATTTACTGGAAATATCAGAGACGATTGGAACATACATACCGCTGCATATGCTGCAAATTGAAAGAGGCAAAGGGTTGTTTGATGTGGCTGGAAATCAGATTGATATTTTGTACAGACAAACCTTTCCGATTGAAAACCTTATCCTTGATGAGGATGAGGAGGAAAATAAAATCGGTATTTGGCTGTTAGAGTTAGTCGAGCAAGGAAAGCTGTCCATTATCAATCCTCCGTCCGCATTCCTTCTGCAAAACAAGGCAGTTCAAGCAGTGATCTGGAGCCTTCATGAGGAACAGCACGCCTTCTTTACAGAAGAAGAGCATCAGTGGATAGAAAATTACTTTTTGCCAACCTATTTAGAGCCAGATCCATTTATAGAACGAAACACAGCATATGTGAAAAAGCCGGCATTTGGCAGAGAAGGAGACACTGTTGAAATCTACAAAGGAAGCGGCAAACTATCAACCGCAGACCCACAGCAGTCATATACCGACTTCCTGCCAGTCTATCAACAATATGTCGAGCATCCAAAAGCACCAATCAAAACAGAAAAAGGCAAGCAAGAAGCAAACCTCCTCGTCGGCAGCTTCCTTCTCAACGGAAAGCCATCAGCCATCGGATTTCGAGCCGGAGGAACCATAACGAATAACTTGTCTTATTATCTTCCAGTTGGCATTCGTTGA